A part of Candidatus Deferrimicrobiaceae bacterium genomic DNA contains:
- a CDS encoding zf-TFIIB domain-containing protein → MTRKPSESEEEYFARIEFERRKKIEREKQQKLAEEEKKRLRDLHYRKCPKCGMDLIEIDYKSIKVDKCSGCDGVWLDAGELDTVSKMETSVAGRIFGLFSG, encoded by the coding sequence ATGACGAGGAAGCCGAGCGAGAGCGAAGAGGAATATTTCGCGCGCATCGAGTTTGAGCGGCGCAAGAAGATCGAGAGGGAGAAGCAGCAGAAGCTGGCGGAGGAAGAGAAAAAACGACTCCGGGACCTTCATTACCGGAAGTGCCCCAAGTGCGGCATGGACCTGATCGAGATCGATTACAAGAGCATCAAGGTGGACAAGTGCTCGGGGTGCGACGGGGTGTGGTTGGATGCGGGCGAGCTGGATACCGTCTCGAAGATGGAGACCTCGGTTGCCGGCAGGATTTTCGGGCTGTTCTCCGGGTAG